One segment of Phaeacidiphilus oryzae TH49 DNA contains the following:
- a CDS encoding CoA-transferase subunit beta produces the protein MTATQLTAQATRADYCVLACAEAWRGDGEVLASPMGLVPQAGARLARLTFSPDLLLTDGEALLMADVPPVGGAPEAVEGWLPYRQHLSFLATGRRHVMMGASQIDRYGNQNISCIGDWARPSRQLLGVRGAAANTANNPTSYWVPRHSARVFVPAVDMVCGIGYDRAAAAGPSATRFHRIPRVVSNLGVFDFETPDRRMRLASVHPGVTVEEVAEATGFALAVTGDVPATREPTAEELRLIREVVDPRGLRFREVPA, from the coding sequence GTGACGGCCACTCAGCTCACCGCCCAGGCCACCCGCGCCGACTACTGCGTCCTCGCCTGCGCCGAGGCCTGGCGCGGCGACGGCGAGGTACTGGCCAGCCCGATGGGGCTGGTCCCGCAGGCCGGTGCGCGCCTGGCCCGGCTCACCTTCTCCCCCGACCTGCTGCTCACCGACGGCGAGGCGCTGCTGATGGCGGACGTCCCGCCGGTCGGCGGCGCTCCGGAGGCGGTGGAGGGCTGGCTGCCGTACCGCCAGCACCTCTCCTTCCTGGCCACCGGCCGCCGGCACGTGATGATGGGCGCCAGCCAGATCGACCGGTACGGCAACCAGAACATCTCCTGCATCGGCGACTGGGCGCGGCCCTCGCGCCAGCTGCTCGGGGTGCGCGGGGCGGCGGCCAACACCGCCAACAACCCGACCAGTTACTGGGTGCCGAGGCATTCGGCACGGGTCTTCGTGCCGGCGGTGGACATGGTCTGCGGGATCGGTTACGACCGGGCCGCCGCGGCGGGCCCCTCGGCCACCCGCTTCCACCGGATCCCGCGCGTGGTCAGCAACCTCGGCGTGTTCGACTTCGAGACGCCGGACCGGCGGATGCGGCTGGCCTCCGTCCACCCCGGGGTGACGGTCGAGGAGGTCGCCGAGGCCACCGGCTTCGCGCTCGCCGTCACCGGGGACGTCCCGGCCACCCGCGAGCCCACCGCCGAGGAGCTGCGGCTGATCCGCGAGGTCGTCGACCCCCGCGGGCTCCGCTTCCGCGAGGTCCCGGCATGA
- a CDS encoding SDR family oxidoreductase, with the protein MSDVETFRNPLKHPRYVPGHGLLAGRGAVVTAAAGAGIGGATARRLLEEGARVLISDAHARRLKESEEALAAEFGPDRVAAQPCDVTEERQVQALLDRAAELHGGLDILVNNAGLGGTAELTEMTDEQWSRILDVTLNGTFRCTRAALRMMKRAGRGGVVVNNSSVIGWRAQAGQAHYAAAKAGVMALTRCAAVEAAEYGVRVNAVAPTLALHPHLVKVATPELLERLTEREAYGRYAEPWEVANVIVFLASEYSSYLTGEVVSVSAQHA; encoded by the coding sequence ATGAGTGACGTCGAGACGTTCCGGAACCCGCTGAAGCACCCGCGGTACGTGCCGGGGCACGGCCTCCTCGCCGGTCGCGGCGCCGTCGTCACCGCCGCCGCCGGTGCCGGGATCGGCGGGGCGACCGCCCGCCGGCTGCTGGAGGAGGGCGCCCGCGTACTGATCAGCGACGCCCACGCCCGCCGGCTCAAGGAGTCCGAGGAGGCGCTCGCCGCCGAGTTCGGCCCCGACCGGGTCGCCGCCCAGCCCTGCGACGTCACCGAGGAGCGGCAGGTCCAGGCGCTCCTCGACCGGGCCGCCGAACTCCACGGCGGGCTCGACATCCTGGTCAACAACGCCGGACTCGGCGGCACCGCCGAACTCACCGAGATGACCGACGAGCAGTGGTCCCGCATCCTCGACGTCACCCTCAACGGCACCTTCCGCTGCACCCGGGCCGCCCTGCGGATGATGAAGAGGGCGGGCCGGGGCGGGGTGGTGGTCAACAACTCCTCGGTGATCGGCTGGCGGGCCCAGGCCGGCCAGGCGCACTACGCCGCCGCCAAGGCCGGGGTGATGGCACTCACCCGCTGCGCGGCGGTCGAGGCCGCCGAGTACGGGGTACGGGTCAACGCGGTGGCGCCGACCCTCGCCCTCCACCCCCACCTGGTCAAGGTCGCCACCCCCGAGCTGCTGGAGCGGCTCACCGAGCGGGAGGCGTACGGGCGCTACGCCGAGCCCTGGGAGGTCGCCAATGTCATCGTCTTTCTGGCCAGCGAGTACTCCTCGTACCTGACCGGCGAGGTGGTCTCCGTCTCCGCGCAGCACGCCTGA
- a CDS encoding SDR family oxidoreductase, with protein MSGNPLCDGRVVALTGAGRGLGRAHALAFAAEGAKVVVNDLGVGLDGRPAEEGPAQRVVDEIVEAGGQAVAHGGDITTEEGAASLVRLALDAYGRLDTLVNNAGFLRDRMLVNLDGDDWDAVLRVHLKGHFLTLRHAAGYWRAEAKAGRAPDARVVNTSSGAGLLGSVGQGNYSAAKAGILGLTLVASAELARYGVAVNAIAPSARTRMTERVFAEDMAAPDRPGAFDAAAPENVSPLVVWLGSAASAGVTGRVFEAEGGRITVMEGWRPGPTADKGARWTPAEAGETARELLARAERPQPVYGASS; from the coding sequence ATGTCAGGAAATCCCCTCTGCGACGGCCGTGTCGTCGCCCTCACCGGCGCCGGCCGCGGCCTCGGTCGCGCCCACGCGCTCGCCTTCGCCGCCGAAGGGGCGAAGGTGGTCGTCAACGACCTGGGCGTGGGACTCGACGGCCGCCCCGCCGAGGAAGGGCCCGCCCAGCGGGTCGTCGACGAGATCGTCGAGGCCGGCGGCCAGGCCGTCGCCCACGGCGGCGACATCACCACCGAGGAGGGCGCCGCCTCCCTGGTCCGGCTCGCCCTGGACGCCTACGGCCGCCTCGACACCCTGGTCAACAACGCCGGCTTCCTCCGCGACCGGATGCTGGTGAACCTGGACGGCGACGACTGGGACGCCGTGCTGCGGGTCCATCTGAAGGGCCACTTCCTCACCCTCCGCCACGCCGCCGGGTACTGGCGCGCCGAGGCCAAGGCCGGCCGCGCCCCGGACGCCCGGGTCGTCAACACCAGCTCGGGCGCCGGCCTCCTCGGCAGCGTCGGCCAGGGCAACTACAGCGCGGCGAAGGCCGGCATCCTCGGCCTCACCCTGGTCGCCTCCGCCGAACTCGCCCGCTACGGGGTGGCGGTGAACGCCATCGCGCCCTCCGCCCGCACCCGGATGACCGAGCGGGTCTTCGCCGAGGACATGGCCGCCCCCGACCGCCCCGGCGCCTTCGACGCCGCCGCCCCGGAGAACGTCTCCCCCCTGGTGGTCTGGCTCGGCTCGGCGGCCTCCGCCGGGGTCACTGGCCGGGTCTTCGAGGCGGAGGGCGGGCGGATCACCGTGATGGAGGGCTGGCGCCCCGGTCCGACCGCGGACAAGGGCGCCCGCTGGACCCCCGCCGAGGCCGGTGAGACGGCCCGCGAGCTCCTCGCGCGGGCGGAGCGTCCGCAACCGGTCTACGGCGCAAGCTCCTGA
- a CDS encoding TetR/AcrR family transcriptional regulator, with protein MTPSPAAGSEASAARRRELLDTAAEVFAEHGYNATTVRRIAEAAGILAGSLYYHFDSKESMIEEILTGFLDDLWRRYDAVLADPRLDPRARLEALVTESFREIDRHRAAVAIYQNESGQLAGQRRFAFLGQAAARFEAAWLGTLQRGVADRVFRADLDLRLAYRFLRDTVWVAVSWYRPGGGHSPEEIARQYLALILGGLLTPPDDTPQPS; from the coding sequence ATGACGCCTTCGCCCGCCGCCGGTTCGGAGGCCTCGGCGGCCCGTCGCAGGGAGCTCCTGGACACCGCCGCCGAGGTCTTCGCCGAGCACGGCTACAACGCCACCACCGTCCGGCGGATCGCCGAGGCGGCCGGCATCCTGGCCGGCAGCCTCTACTACCACTTCGACTCCAAGGAGTCGATGATCGAGGAGATCCTCACCGGCTTCCTCGACGACCTCTGGCGGCGCTACGACGCGGTGCTCGCCGACCCCAGGCTCGATCCGCGGGCCCGGCTGGAGGCCCTGGTCACCGAGTCCTTCCGGGAGATCGACCGGCACCGGGCGGCGGTGGCCATCTACCAGAACGAGTCCGGGCAGCTCGCCGGCCAGCGGCGGTTCGCCTTCCTCGGCCAGGCCGCCGCCCGCTTCGAGGCGGCCTGGCTCGGCACCCTCCAGCGGGGGGTGGCGGACCGGGTCTTCCGCGCCGACCTCGACCTGCGGCTCGCCTACCGGTTCCTGCGGGACACCGTGTGGGTGGCCGTCTCCTGGTACCGCCCCGGTGGCGGGCACAGCCCCGAGGAGATCGCCCGGCAGTACCTGGCCCTCATCCTCGGCGGCCTGCTGACGCCGCCGGACGACACCCCGCAACCCTCCTGA
- a CDS encoding enoyl-CoA hydratase family protein, whose protein sequence is MGVSTSRPEKGVALVTVDFPPVNAPPVAGWYELAGALTAAGRDQDVRCVVLAAEGRGFNAGVDIKEIQRDSADGGHDAILGANRGCAAAFAAVYDCQVPVVAAVQGFCVGGGIGLVGNADAIVAAEDAVFGLPELDRGALGAATHLSRLVPQHLMRTLFYTSKTVGAEELHRHGSVWQVVPRERLREAAMELARDIAAKDGELLRLAKQALNGIDPVDVHRSYRYEQGFTFEANLSGVADRVRDSFGRDGR, encoded by the coding sequence ATGGGTGTCTCCACCTCCCGCCCGGAAAAGGGCGTCGCTCTGGTCACGGTCGACTTCCCACCGGTCAACGCGCCCCCGGTGGCCGGCTGGTACGAGCTGGCCGGCGCCCTCACCGCGGCCGGCCGCGACCAGGACGTCCGCTGCGTCGTCCTGGCCGCCGAGGGGCGCGGCTTCAACGCCGGCGTGGACATCAAGGAGATCCAGCGGGACAGCGCCGACGGCGGGCACGACGCCATCCTCGGCGCCAACCGCGGCTGCGCCGCCGCCTTCGCCGCGGTCTACGACTGCCAGGTGCCGGTGGTGGCCGCCGTGCAGGGCTTCTGCGTGGGCGGCGGAATCGGCTTGGTCGGCAACGCGGACGCGATCGTGGCCGCCGAGGACGCCGTCTTCGGGCTGCCGGAGCTGGACCGGGGCGCCCTCGGCGCGGCCACCCACCTCTCCCGGCTGGTCCCGCAGCATCTGATGCGGACCCTCTTCTACACCTCGAAGACGGTCGGCGCGGAGGAGCTCCACCGGCACGGCTCGGTCTGGCAGGTCGTCCCGCGCGAGCGACTCCGCGAGGCGGCGATGGAGCTGGCCCGGGACATCGCGGCCAAGGACGGCGAGCTGCTGCGGCTGGCCAAGCAGGCGCTGAACGGGATCGACCCGGTGGACGTCCACCGCAGCTACCGCTACGAGCAGGGCTTCACCTTCGAGGCGAACCTCAGCGGCGTGGCCGACCGGGTGCGGGACTCCTTCGGAAGGGACGGGCGATAG
- a CDS encoding CoA transferase subunit A: MAADKTMTPDQVVSRLRSGMTLGIGGWGSRRKPMALVRAILRSDLGDLTVVSYGGPDVGLLAEAGKVRKLVAAFVTMDSIPLEPLYRRARERAAIELTELDEAMFMWGLTAGAQRLPFLPTRGGLGSDVLRVNPRLRTVRSPYEDGEELVAVPGLRMDAALVHLNRADRAGNGQYLGPDPYFDDLFCDAADEAYLSCERLVDSAEFAKAGPPQTLLVKRASVTGVVEAPNGAHFTSCAPDYDRDEAFQRHYAESAGDPEAWAAFRARFLTGPRSEEEYQRAVDDWHKERKEEAK, encoded by the coding sequence ATGGCCGCCGACAAGACGATGACCCCCGACCAGGTGGTCTCGCGGCTGCGCAGCGGGATGACCCTGGGCATCGGCGGCTGGGGGTCGCGGCGCAAGCCGATGGCCCTGGTCCGGGCGATCCTGCGGAGCGACCTCGGCGATCTGACGGTGGTCTCGTACGGCGGGCCGGACGTGGGGCTGCTGGCGGAGGCCGGAAAGGTGCGGAAGCTGGTCGCGGCCTTCGTCACGATGGACTCCATCCCACTGGAACCGCTCTACCGGCGGGCCCGGGAGCGGGCCGCCATCGAGCTGACCGAGCTGGACGAGGCGATGTTCATGTGGGGCCTGACCGCCGGCGCCCAGCGGCTGCCCTTCCTGCCCACCCGCGGCGGCCTCGGCTCCGACGTCCTGCGCGTCAACCCGCGGCTGCGGACGGTCCGTTCACCGTACGAGGACGGCGAGGAGCTGGTCGCCGTGCCGGGGCTGCGGATGGACGCGGCCCTGGTCCACCTCAACCGCGCCGACCGGGCCGGCAACGGCCAGTACCTCGGCCCGGACCCGTACTTCGACGACCTGTTCTGCGACGCCGCAGACGAGGCGTACCTCTCCTGCGAACGCCTCGTCGACAGCGCGGAGTTCGCCAAGGCCGGGCCCCCGCAGACGCTGCTGGTGAAGCGGGCCTCGGTGACCGGTGTGGTGGAGGCCCCGAACGGCGCCCACTTCACCTCCTGCGCCCCCGACTACGACCGGGACGAGGCGTTTCAGCGGCACTACGCCGAGAGCGCGGGCGATCCGGAGGCCTGGGCGGCCTTCAGGGCCCGCTTCCTGACCGGTCCGCGCAGCGAGGAGGAGTACCAGCGGGCGGTCGACGACTGGCACAAGGAGCGGAAGGAGGAGGCGAAGTGA
- a CDS encoding NAD(P)H-dependent flavin oxidoreductase encodes MTAGALSTPLTELVGVRHPIVQTGMGWVAGPRLVSATANAGALGILASATMTVPQLRDAVREVKGRTEAPFGVNLRADAGDAAERVRIIIEEGVRVASFALAPSQELIARLKDAGVVVIPSIGARRHAEKVAAWGADAVVVQGGEGGGHTGEVATTVLLPQVVDAVDIPVIAAGGFHDGRGLVAALAYGAAGVAMGTRFLLTSDSTVPDAVKAKYLAATVKDVTVTTAVDGLPHRMLRTEMVAALENAGRVRALTQAVRRAAGFRRLSGLSWPAMIREGLAMRHGKSLTWSQVLLAANTPMLLKSAMVDGRTDLGVLASGQVAGLIEDLPSCRQLIDRIMTEAQQVLTGLTALPAEAPSPATP; translated from the coding sequence ATGACCGCCGGGGCGCTCTCCACGCCGCTGACCGAGCTGGTCGGCGTCCGCCACCCCATCGTCCAGACCGGGATGGGGTGGGTGGCGGGCCCGAGGCTGGTCTCCGCGACCGCCAACGCCGGGGCGCTCGGCATCCTCGCCTCCGCGACCATGACGGTCCCTCAACTCCGGGACGCCGTAAGGGAGGTGAAGGGCAGGACGGAGGCGCCCTTCGGCGTCAACCTGCGCGCGGACGCGGGGGACGCGGCCGAGCGGGTCCGGATCATCATCGAGGAGGGGGTGCGGGTCGCCTCCTTCGCGCTGGCCCCCTCCCAGGAGCTGATCGCCCGCCTCAAGGACGCCGGGGTCGTGGTCATCCCCTCCATCGGCGCCCGCCGGCACGCCGAGAAGGTGGCCGCCTGGGGCGCGGACGCGGTGGTGGTGCAGGGCGGTGAGGGCGGCGGGCACACGGGCGAGGTGGCGACCACCGTCCTCCTCCCCCAGGTCGTCGACGCGGTCGACATCCCGGTGATCGCCGCAGGCGGCTTCCACGACGGTCGCGGGCTGGTCGCGGCGCTGGCGTACGGGGCGGCGGGGGTGGCGATGGGCACCCGTTTCCTCCTCACCTCGGACTCCACCGTGCCGGACGCCGTGAAGGCGAAGTACCTGGCGGCGACGGTCAAGGACGTCACCGTCACCACGGCGGTGGACGGCCTCCCGCACCGGATGCTGCGCACCGAGATGGTGGCCGCCCTGGAGAACGCCGGCCGGGTCCGCGCCCTCACCCAGGCGGTCCGCCGGGCGGCCGGTTTCCGCAGGCTCTCCGGCCTCTCCTGGCCCGCGATGATCCGCGAGGGCCTGGCCATGCGGCACGGCAAGTCCCTCACCTGGAGCCAGGTCCTGCTGGCCGCCAACACCCCGATGCTCCTCAAGTCCGCGATGGTCGACGGCCGCACCGACCTCGGCGTACTGGCCTCCGGCCAGGTGGCCGGCCTGATCGAGGACCTGCCGAGCTGCCGGCAGCTGATCGACCGCATCATGACGGAGGCGCAGCAGGTCCTCACCGGCCTGACCGCCCTCCCCGCCGAAGCCCCGTCCCCGGCCACGCCGTAA
- a CDS encoding acetyl-CoA C-acetyltransferase — MAEAYIIDAVRTPVGRRRGGLAAVHPADLGAHVLNALVSRTGIDPAAVEDVVFGCLDAVGPQAGDIARTCWLAAGLPEEVPGVTVDRQCGSSQQAVHFAAQGVLSGTQELVVAGGVQNMSMVPIAYATRDAAVPLGLADGPFAGSEGWTARYGDLPVNQFAGAQMIAEKWGITRREMEEFALRSHRRAVTAIDEGRFDSQLAPIAGVSADEGPRRDTTLEKMAGLGPVLPGGSITAACSSQISDGAAAMLLASEEAVRVHGLTPRARVHHLSVRGEDPIRMLSAPIPATAYALKKTGLSIEDIDLVEINEAFAPVVLAWLKETGADPARVNPNGGAIALGHPLGATGVRLMTTLLNELERTGGRYGLQTMCEGGGQANVTVIERL, encoded by the coding sequence ATGGCCGAGGCCTACATCATCGACGCCGTACGCACCCCCGTCGGCCGCCGCCGCGGTGGTCTGGCGGCGGTCCACCCCGCCGACCTGGGCGCCCACGTCCTCAACGCGCTGGTCTCCCGCACCGGGATCGACCCGGCGGCGGTCGAGGACGTCGTCTTCGGCTGCCTGGACGCGGTCGGCCCGCAGGCCGGCGACATCGCCCGGACCTGCTGGCTGGCGGCCGGGCTGCCGGAGGAGGTGCCCGGGGTCACCGTCGACCGCCAGTGCGGCTCCTCCCAGCAGGCGGTCCACTTCGCCGCGCAGGGCGTCCTCTCCGGCACCCAGGAGCTGGTGGTGGCGGGCGGGGTGCAGAACATGTCCATGGTGCCGATCGCCTACGCCACCCGCGACGCCGCCGTGCCGCTGGGCCTCGCCGACGGCCCGTTCGCGGGCAGCGAGGGCTGGACCGCCCGCTACGGCGACCTGCCGGTCAACCAGTTCGCCGGGGCCCAGATGATCGCCGAGAAGTGGGGGATCACCCGCCGGGAGATGGAGGAGTTCGCCCTCCGCTCCCACCGGCGCGCGGTCACCGCGATCGACGAGGGCCGCTTCGACTCCCAACTCGCACCGATCGCGGGGGTCTCCGCCGACGAGGGCCCGCGCCGGGACACCACCCTGGAGAAGATGGCCGGCCTCGGCCCGGTGCTCCCCGGCGGCAGCATCACCGCCGCCTGCTCCTCGCAGATCTCCGACGGCGCCGCGGCGATGCTGCTCGCCTCCGAGGAGGCGGTCCGCGTCCACGGCCTCACCCCGCGGGCCCGCGTCCACCACCTCTCCGTCCGCGGCGAGGACCCCATCCGAATGCTCTCCGCGCCCATCCCGGCGACCGCGTACGCCCTCAAGAAGACCGGACTCTCCATCGAGGACATCGACCTGGTCGAGATCAACGAGGCCTTCGCCCCGGTCGTCCTCGCCTGGCTCAAGGAGACCGGCGCGGACCCGGCCCGGGTGAACCCCAACGGCGGCGCGATCGCCCTCGGCCACCCCCTCGGCGCGACCGGCGTCCGCCTGATGACCACCCTCCTCAACGAACTGGAGCGCACCGGCGGCCGCTACGGCCTCCAGACCATGTGCGAGGGCGGCGGCCAGGCCAACGTCACCGTCATCGAACGGCTCTGA
- a CDS encoding SDR family oxidoreductase, whose protein sequence is MALRLDLGGRVAVVTGGTRGVGAGIARAFLSAGAEVVVGARRPPASPVGADGRTAGFAAVDLRDPASVAAFMAGVAARHGRLDVLVNNAGGTPFRMLAGSDPVRAARVIELNLTTAVTASIAAYPHLRAARGSVVMIGSVSGQRPSPGSAAYGAAKAGLAHLARSMAVEWAPEVRVNTVTLGMVRTEQAHLHYGDEEGVAAVAATVPMERLATPEEAGSACVFLASDAASYATGADLLLHGGGERPAFLAAATVNRAD, encoded by the coding sequence TTGGCTCTGCGGCTGGACCTCGGCGGACGGGTGGCGGTGGTCACCGGCGGAACAAGGGGCGTGGGCGCGGGGATCGCCCGCGCGTTCCTGTCGGCGGGGGCGGAGGTGGTGGTCGGCGCCCGCCGCCCGCCCGCGTCGCCCGTCGGAGCGGACGGCCGGACGGCCGGGTTCGCTGCGGTGGACCTGCGCGACCCGGCCTCCGTGGCGGCCTTCATGGCCGGCGTCGCCGCCCGCCACGGCCGGCTGGACGTGCTGGTCAACAACGCCGGCGGGACGCCGTTCCGGATGCTGGCGGGCTCGGACCCGGTACGGGCGGCCCGGGTGATCGAGCTCAACCTGACGACCGCGGTGACCGCGTCGATCGCCGCCTACCCGCATCTGCGGGCGGCGCGGGGGTCGGTGGTGATGATCGGCAGCGTCAGCGGGCAGCGGCCGTCGCCGGGGAGCGCGGCGTACGGGGCGGCGAAGGCGGGGCTCGCGCATCTGGCCCGCAGCATGGCCGTGGAGTGGGCACCGGAGGTGCGGGTGAACACCGTCACGCTGGGGATGGTGCGGACCGAGCAGGCCCATCTCCACTACGGCGACGAGGAGGGGGTCGCGGCCGTCGCGGCGACCGTCCCGATGGAGCGTCTGGCGACGCCGGAGGAGGCGGGGAGCGCGTGTGTGTTCCTCGCGTCCGATGCGGCCTCCTATGCGACGGGGGCGGACCTCCTCCTCCACGGCGGGGGCGAGCGGCCGGCGTTCCTGGCGGCCGCGACGGTGAACCGAGCCGACTGA
- a CDS encoding enoyl-CoA hydratase: MGEQEQTADEVVRYERRGPVAIVTMNRPRYRNAQNSRMTYALDAAFYRAAEDGEVRVVVLAGEGEHFSAGHDIGTPERDAHLPYERRAGLWWDHTDKQGADSRYARESEVYLGMCRRWRELPKPVIASVQGACVAGGLMLAWICDLIVASEDAFFADPVVRMGIPGVEYFAHPWAMPPRIAKEFLYTGDRMSAERAYQVGMVNRVVPRAELADATMELAERIARMPRFGLALTKRAVNQAEDLQGMHAGMDSVFGLHHLAHAHNAETGGGDALGGMDARSMRDSARADTASGGKGASGGTAGADAADGKAGS, encoded by the coding sequence ATGGGCGAGCAGGAGCAGACGGCGGACGAGGTAGTCCGCTACGAGCGGCGCGGACCGGTCGCGATCGTCACCATGAACCGCCCCCGGTACCGCAACGCGCAGAACTCGCGGATGACCTACGCCCTGGACGCCGCCTTCTACCGGGCGGCCGAGGACGGCGAGGTCCGGGTGGTGGTGCTGGCGGGCGAGGGCGAGCACTTCTCCGCCGGCCACGACATCGGCACCCCCGAGCGGGACGCCCATCTGCCGTACGAGCGCCGGGCCGGGCTGTGGTGGGACCACACCGACAAGCAGGGCGCGGACAGCCGCTACGCCCGCGAGTCCGAGGTCTACCTCGGGATGTGCCGCCGCTGGCGCGAACTGCCCAAGCCGGTCATCGCCTCCGTCCAGGGCGCCTGCGTGGCGGGCGGGTTGATGCTGGCCTGGATCTGCGACCTGATCGTGGCCAGCGAGGACGCCTTCTTCGCCGACCCGGTGGTGCGGATGGGCATCCCCGGGGTCGAGTACTTCGCCCACCCGTGGGCCATGCCGCCGCGGATCGCCAAGGAGTTCCTCTACACCGGCGACCGGATGAGCGCCGAGCGGGCGTACCAGGTGGGGATGGTCAACCGGGTCGTACCGCGGGCCGAACTCGCCGACGCGACAATGGAGTTGGCCGAGCGGATCGCCCGGATGCCGCGGTTCGGCCTGGCCCTCACCAAGCGGGCGGTGAACCAGGCCGAGGATCTCCAGGGGATGCACGCCGGGATGGACTCGGTCTTCGGCCTCCACCATCTCGCCCACGCCCACAACGCCGAGACCGGCGGCGGGGACGCGCTCGGCGGGATGGACGCCCGCTCGATGCGGGACTCGGCCCGCGCCGACACGGCGTCCGGCGGGAAGGGCGCGTCCGGCGGCACAGCCGGGGCCGACGCGGCCGACGGAAAGGCCGGTTCCTGA